From the genome of Triticum aestivum cultivar Chinese Spring chromosome 3B, IWGSC CS RefSeq v2.1, whole genome shotgun sequence, one region includes:
- the LOC123069607 gene encoding replication protein A 14 kDa subunit, whose protein sequence is MDMDVSFRSAIVNGDTLKMFVGQRVRTVLKVQHTQGGILVGQSTDGHQLTIRGASEGRESHYLEVVGIADNDQSISAESCKDFGDDFDADAFNGLCKLVVNVKVKEVFL, encoded by the exons ATGGACATGGATGTGTCATTTCGTTCAGCAATCGTCAATGGAGATACTCTCAAGATGTTTGTTGGGCAAAGAGTGCGCACAGTACTTAAGGTCCAACACACTCAAGGTGGAATTCTTGTTGGGCAGTCGACTGATGGACATCAGTTGACCATCAGAGGTGCTTCGGAAGGCCGTGAATCACATTATCTAGAGGTTGTTGGGATTGCTGACAACGACCAGTCCATCAGTGCTGAGAGTTGCAAAGATTTTGGTGACGACTTTG ATGCTGATGCGTTCAATGGGCTGTGCAAGCTTGTGGTGAACGTCAAGGTGAAGGAAGTTTTCCTGTAG